One Campylobacterota bacterium DNA segment encodes these proteins:
- a CDS encoding alpha/beta hydrolase, whose amino-acid sequence MALKSVQYKNHTFSISYEILNPSSHYDIIFLHGWGSHKNLMKHAFGSHLRQFRHVYIDMPGFGNSTCNMPLDTEDYANILESFISQINVTKTIIVGHSFGGKVATLLNPDLLVLVASAGIPVPKPFKVRAKIALFKLLKFTGLAKLRRFFVAPDAQGLSEPMYETFKRVVNEDFTDAFRAFGGRALLCFGRQDTATPLWTAHRIAALIPHSKVVEYDGDHYFFLEQSATVSKEIETTFLKTLEH is encoded by the coding sequence GTGGCGCTCAAGTCGGTCCAGTATAAAAATCACACTTTTTCGATCAGTTACGAGATCCTCAACCCGTCTTCCCACTACGATATTATCTTTCTGCACGGGTGGGGATCGCACAAAAATCTGATGAAGCACGCCTTCGGCAGCCATTTGCGCCAGTTCCGGCACGTTTACATCGACATGCCGGGATTCGGAAACAGCACCTGTAATATGCCTCTGGATACCGAAGATTACGCCAACATCCTCGAATCGTTCATTTCGCAGATCAACGTTACCAAAACGATCATCGTCGGTCACTCTTTCGGCGGGAAAGTGGCGACCCTGCTGAATCCCGATCTGCTCGTGCTCGTCGCGTCGGCCGGAATCCCGGTCCCCAAGCCTTTTAAAGTGCGGGCGAAGATCGCCCTTTTCAAACTGCTCAAATTTACCGGACTAGCGAAACTTCGCCGTTTCTTTGTCGCACCCGACGCGCAGGGGCTCTCCGAACCGATGTACGAAACGTTCAAACGGGTCGTCAACGAAGATTTCACCGACGCTTTCCGTGCTTTCGGCGGCAGGGCGCTCCTCTGCTTCGGACGCCAGGATACGGCGACGCCGCTATGGACGGCCCATCGGATCGCCGCGCTGATTCCGCACTCGAAAGTCGTGGAGTATGACGGGGATCACTACTTTTTCCTCGAACAGAGCGCGACGGTCTCCAAAGAGATCGAAACGACATTTTTGAAAACACTGGAGCATTGA
- the ruvA gene encoding Holliday junction branch migration protein RuvA, protein MIVGLEGIIEHKEPSLVHLNVNSVIYEIFISLHTFSSINHDRARLHISHIIREDAQQLYGFAQKSEKILFEGMLKINGIGPKASLAICSTFTPEQFAGIISSKDINALKKVPGIGPKSAGRIMVELAGFDAVLLGNTTTGNTAVSEATMALESLGFKKEQIAKALSGSVANDTATLVKEALKQLQKL, encoded by the coding sequence ATGATTGTCGGATTGGAAGGAATTATTGAACACAAGGAGCCCTCGCTGGTACACTTGAACGTCAACAGCGTGATTTACGAGATTTTTATATCGCTTCATACGTTCAGCTCGATCAACCATGACCGGGCACGGCTGCACATCAGCCACATCATCCGCGAAGATGCCCAGCAACTGTACGGATTTGCCCAAAAAAGCGAAAAAATCCTTTTTGAGGGGATGCTCAAAATCAACGGAATCGGTCCGAAAGCTTCCCTTGCAATCTGTTCGACCTTTACGCCGGAGCAGTTTGCGGGTATTATTTCATCCAAAGATATCAACGCGCTCAAAAAAGTTCCCGGTATCGGTCCCAAAAGTGCGGGACGGATTATGGTGGAACTGGCCGGTTTCGACGCCGTGCTGCTGGGCAACACAACGACGGGGAATACCGCGGTGAGCGAGGCGACGATGGCACTGGAGTCTTTGGGCTTCAAAAAAGAACAGATCGCCAAAGCACTGAGCGGATCGGTTGCGAACGATACCGCGACGCTGGTCAAAGAGGCGTTGAAACAGCTTCAAAAACTTTAA
- a CDS encoding D-alanine--D-alanine ligase, with amino-acid sequence MKLAILFGGASYEHEISIVSAITVKEKLGAFDLRFIFCDQDHTFYLIEPSKMKAVTFSRGEHRKMPKLTMTNGGFEQRSLFGSTKHDMPVLNLIHGGDGEDGTLAAMLDFYAIPFIGPRKEASMLSFDKVYTKWLAASLGVKTLPYEILRKEGTRTVSTPYPFIVKPARLGSSIGVSVVREAGELDYALDVAFEFDDTVLVEPFIAGVKEYNLAGFAARGEITYSIVEEPQKADFLDFEKKYLDFSRSGTVAEADVHEKLVSHLREAFAAIYLPLFEGALIRCDFFEIEGEVYLNEINPIPGSMANYLFDDFQGAVQKLLGSLPDKRAIRVKYDYIHSISQAKGK; translated from the coding sequence TTGAAATTAGCCATCCTTTTCGGCGGAGCCAGTTATGAGCATGAAATCAGCATCGTCAGCGCCATTACGGTCAAAGAGAAACTCGGGGCGTTCGATCTGCGGTTCATTTTTTGCGATCAGGACCATACGTTTTATCTGATCGAACCTTCCAAAATGAAAGCGGTCACGTTTTCGCGCGGCGAACACCGCAAGATGCCCAAACTGACCATGACCAACGGCGGCTTTGAGCAGCGCTCCTTGTTCGGATCGACCAAACACGATATGCCGGTACTCAACCTGATCCACGGCGGAGACGGCGAAGACGGCACTCTCGCGGCGATGCTCGATTTCTATGCGATCCCTTTCATCGGCCCCCGCAAAGAGGCTTCGATGCTCAGTTTCGACAAAGTGTACACCAAGTGGCTGGCGGCGTCGTTGGGGGTGAAGACACTCCCATACGAAATTCTTCGCAAAGAGGGGACGCGCACCGTTTCGACTCCGTATCCTTTCATCGTCAAACCCGCACGGCTTGGAAGTTCCATCGGGGTGAGCGTCGTACGCGAAGCGGGCGAGCTCGATTATGCCCTTGACGTTGCGTTCGAGTTTGACGATACCGTTTTGGTCGAACCGTTCATCGCGGGGGTCAAAGAGTACAACCTCGCCGGTTTTGCCGCTCGCGGCGAGATCACTTATTCGATCGTCGAAGAGCCCCAAAAAGCCGATTTCCTCGATTTCGAGAAAAAATACCTCGATTTTTCCCGCAGCGGCACGGTAGCCGAAGCGGACGTCCACGAAAAACTCGTTTCACATCTGCGCGAAGCATTTGCCGCCATTTATCTTCCTTTGTTCGAAGGGGCGCTGATACGCTGCGATTTCTTCGAGATCGAGGGGGAAGTGTATCTCAACGAGATCAACCCGATCCCCGGATCGATGGCCAACTACCTGTTCGACGATTTCCAGGGTGCGGTGCAAAAACTCCTCGGATCCCTCCCGGACAAACGCGCGATCCGGGTCAAATACGATTACATCCACTCGATTTCTCAGGCCAAAGGGAAATAA
- a CDS encoding Mur ligase family protein, with product MDTLHLLDFVTNFFFVMALGWYLITNLQWYDYKIERVIFRHHKSWWHVVYFLVPFVLYYTVPAYFSAIFFLIVLPALILWHRKLDKKLVLTWRVKRFLILLGSLTLFLNLMIALKGWGETYSVLMPLAAAYLLSTGVEKFLFLAYKKQAKQKIASMRDLTIVCVTGSYGKTSMKNFIAQVLGTKFNVYATPRSVNTLGGIIRDVNESLPSDAQVYVCEAGAREVGDIYAIAQLLHPQIVVVGKVGPQHLEYFKTLDRIKRTKLEIIHSDRLKRAFVHTSVTDEPHDKVTFFGDDIQNLDATLEGTGFEMELGGETVRFHTSVLGGFQTININAAILIAQEMGMSSEEIVRAVNGLKSVEHRLERIDAGGKIILDDGYNGNIDGMLEGIRLCSLHPGRKVIVTPGLVESTAELNAQLIRAINDVFDIAIITGQLNAAQFDKELQVPQKIMLADKSQMVKTLGEVTRSGDIILFANDAPNFI from the coding sequence ATGGATACGTTACACCTTCTGGACTTCGTCACCAATTTTTTCTTCGTTATGGCGCTGGGATGGTATCTGATTACCAATCTCCAGTGGTACGACTACAAAATCGAGCGGGTCATTTTCCGCCACCACAAGAGCTGGTGGCACGTCGTCTATTTTCTGGTGCCGTTTGTGCTGTATTACACGGTACCGGCCTATTTCAGTGCGATTTTCTTCCTGATCGTCCTCCCCGCACTGATCCTCTGGCACCGCAAACTTGACAAGAAACTGGTTCTGACCTGGCGCGTCAAGCGGTTTTTGATCCTGCTGGGGTCATTGACGCTGTTTTTGAACCTGATGATCGCGCTCAAGGGGTGGGGTGAAACCTACAGCGTCCTGATGCCTCTTGCGGCGGCGTACCTGCTCTCTACAGGGGTTGAAAAGTTCCTTTTTCTCGCCTATAAAAAACAGGCCAAGCAGAAAATCGCGTCGATGCGGGATCTCACCATCGTCTGTGTGACGGGAAGTTACGGGAAAACATCGATGAAAAATTTCATTGCGCAGGTACTGGGAACCAAGTTCAACGTCTACGCCACGCCGCGCAGCGTGAACACCCTCGGCGGGATTATCCGCGACGTCAACGAGTCGCTTCCGTCGGATGCCCAGGTATACGTATGCGAAGCGGGGGCGCGCGAAGTGGGGGACATCTACGCCATCGCGCAGCTGCTCCACCCCCAGATCGTGGTCGTCGGAAAAGTGGGACCGCAGCACCTGGAGTATTTCAAAACCCTTGATCGGATCAAGCGGACCAAACTTGAGATCATCCACTCCGACCGTCTCAAACGGGCGTTCGTCCACACGTCGGTTACCGACGAACCGCACGACAAAGTGACGTTTTTCGGGGACGACATCCAAAACCTCGACGCAACGCTGGAGGGGACCGGTTTTGAGATGGAACTCGGCGGCGAAACGGTCCGTTTCCATACTTCGGTGCTGGGGGGATTCCAGACGATCAACATTAACGCGGCGATCCTGATCGCGCAGGAAATGGGAATGAGCAGCGAGGAGATCGTCCGGGCCGTCAACGGCCTCAAAAGCGTCGAGCACCGTCTTGAGCGGATCGACGCGGGGGGAAAAATCATCCTTGATGACGGGTACAACGGCAACATCGACGGGATGCTCGAGGGGATCCGGCTCTGTTCGCTTCATCCGGGGCGTAAAGTGATCGTCACCCCGGGACTGGTCGAAAGTACCGCAGAGTTGAACGCGCAGCTGATCCGCGCGATCAACGACGTGTTCGATATCGCCATCATCACCGGCCAGCTCAATGCCGCGCAGTTTGATAAAGAACTTCAGGTACCGCAGAAAATCATGCTGGCCGACAAATCGCAGATGGTCAAAACCCTCGGGGAAGTGACGCGTTCGGGAGACATCATCCTTTTTGCCAACGAC